One Pseudonocardia abyssalis DNA segment encodes these proteins:
- the ssb gene encoding single-stranded DNA-binding protein: MNKLTIHGNITAKPELRFSRSGVPVATFTVATNRRRLNRQTGTWTDLPSVFHRVVCFNALAENVATSLTKGATVAVTGEFADDTYKREDGTTVRRTQIEAADVAASLRYATATLTKTRRTTSNPTGPEDRDDETTQSLDAERPELTVVGSD, translated from the coding sequence ATGAACAAGCTCACCATCCACGGCAACATCACCGCGAAGCCCGAGCTGCGGTTCTCCCGCTCCGGGGTCCCGGTCGCCACCTTCACCGTCGCGACCAACCGCCGCCGGCTCAACCGGCAGACCGGCACCTGGACCGACCTGCCCTCGGTGTTCCACCGGGTCGTCTGCTTCAACGCCCTCGCCGAGAACGTCGCGACCAGCCTGACCAAGGGCGCCACCGTCGCGGTCACCGGCGAGTTCGCCGACGACACCTACAAGCGCGAGGACGGCACCACCGTGCGCCGCACCCAGATCGAGGCCGCCGACGTCGCCGCCAGCCTCCGCTACGCCACCGCCACCCTCACCAAGACCCGCCGCACCACCTCGAACCCGACCGGGCCCGAGGACCGCGACGACGAGACCACGCAGTCGCTCGACGCCGAGCGGCCCGAGCTCACCGTGGTCGGCTCCGACTGA
- a CDS encoding bifunctional DNA primase/polymerase produces MARRGWHVFPVHPRSKVPAIRDWENTATTDLDQIAAWWQRRPFNIGISTGPSGLLVIDLDPSHGVPAPDRWAGARQGTDVLIRLAADAAEPAPTDTFTVATPSGGRHLYFHQPDSAQLRNTQGKLGWRIDTRGHGGYILAAGSRGPAGRSYRVANAHPVVDLPCWLVRALTPSHPPPSRDTSDPAPPARAGGSIARAPRTQAYLRAVVEGERHAVTTAEIGYRHSTLLRAARRLGHWVGGGALDEADARTALTDAAARHLGVAGYTARQIDRDITDGLAYGAHRPRYVDNIASRPSKG; encoded by the coding sequence ATGGCGCGCCGCGGCTGGCACGTGTTTCCCGTCCACCCCCGCAGCAAGGTCCCCGCCATCCGGGACTGGGAGAACACCGCCACCACCGACCTCGACCAGATTGCGGCCTGGTGGCAACGCCGGCCCTTCAACATCGGGATCAGCACCGGCCCCTCCGGGCTCCTCGTCATCGACCTCGACCCCAGCCACGGCGTACCCGCCCCCGACCGATGGGCTGGCGCCCGACAGGGAACTGACGTCCTGATCCGGCTCGCCGCCGACGCCGCCGAACCGGCTCCCACCGACACCTTCACCGTCGCCACCCCCTCGGGAGGGCGACACCTCTACTTCCACCAGCCCGACAGCGCGCAGCTACGCAACACCCAAGGCAAGCTGGGCTGGCGCATCGACACCCGAGGCCACGGCGGCTACATCCTCGCCGCCGGATCTCGCGGGCCAGCGGGACGCAGCTACCGCGTAGCGAACGCCCACCCCGTCGTGGACCTGCCGTGCTGGCTCGTCCGAGCTCTGACGCCCAGCCATCCACCACCGAGTCGAGACACCTCGGACCCAGCTCCGCCGGCGCGCGCCGGGGGGTCCATTGCCCGCGCACCCCGGACGCAGGCCTACCTGCGGGCCGTTGTCGAGGGCGAAAGGCATGCGGTCACGACGGCCGAGATCGGCTACCGACACTCCACCCTGCTGCGCGCTGCACGTCGTCTCGGGCACTGGGTTGGCGGCGGTGCACTCGACGAAGCTGACGCACGCACTGCCCTGACCGATGCCGCGGCACGCCATCTCGGTGTAGCCGGCTACACCGCCCGGCAGATCGACCGCGACATCACCGACGGACTCGCCTACGGAGCCCACCGCCCCCGCTACGTCGACAACATCGCCAGCCGCCCGTCGAAGGGCTGA